One stretch of Miscanthus floridulus cultivar M001 chromosome 18, ASM1932011v1, whole genome shotgun sequence DNA includes these proteins:
- the LOC136522129 gene encoding transcription termination factor MTEF1, chloroplastic-like → MSMLLVQKQHLPLSVRPRTTVTLLSLRHQCRLPTTRFSAAAAADSASRAAPFAVEDYLVATCHLTPVQALKASKVLSHLKSPSRPDAVLAFLSDLGLSEADIAAAVAYDPKLLCSEVERTLAPRLVELRDLGLSPSQIARLVLVDPARFRRPSVVSKLQYYVPLFGSFENLLHALRSNAYLLSSDLERVVKPNVAFLMECGLDACDIAKLSIPVPRLITTNPERVRTMVERAEAVGVSRGTGMFRHALLAVAFLSEEKIKAKVEFLKTTFQWSDAEVGVAVSKLPLVLKHSMDRLRRMSEFLITKVGLEPEYIAHRPALLTYSLERRLMPRHYVVNYLKENGLLEQDRSYYTAVQVSENVFMEKFIRPYKEAAPSLALDYAAACRGEAPTTLRLHEPSTDLASV, encoded by the coding sequence ATGTCCATGCTCCTTGTCCAGAAACAACACCTCCCTCTCTCCGTCCGTCCCCGCACGACCGTCACTCTCCTCTCGTTGCGCCACCAATGCCGTCTCCCCACGACTCgattctccgccgccgccgccgccgactcgGCTAGCCGCGCTGCCCCCTTCGCCGTCGAGGACTACCTCGTCGCTACATGCCACCTAACCCCTGTGCAGGCGCTCAAGGCCTCCAAGGTGCTCTCGCACCTCAAGTCTCCCTCCAGGCCCGACGCCGTGCTCGCCTTCCTCTCGGACCTCGGTCTTTCCGAGGCCGacatcgccgccgccgtcgcctatGACCCCAAGCTTCTCTGCTCCGAGGTCGAGCGGACGCTGGCCCCGCGTCTCGTGGAGCTCCGGGACCTCGGCCTCTCTCCGTCCCAGATCGCCCGCCTCGTCCTCGTCGACCCCGCGCGCTTCCGCCGCCCCTCCGTCGTCTCCAAGCTGCAGTATTACGTCCCCCTCTTCGGTTCCTTCGAGAACCTCCTCCATGCTCTCAGGAGCAATGCCTACCTCCTCAGCTCCGACCTCGAGCGCGTGGTTAAGCCCAACGTCGCGTTCCTGATGGAGTGCGGGCTAGATGCTTGTGATATTGCCAAGCTGTCCATACCCGTCCCTAGGCTGATCACCACCAACCCAGAACGCGTCCGGACAATGGTGGAGCGAGCTGAAGCTGTCGGTGTGTCTCGTGGCACTGGGATGTTTAGGCACGCACTGCTGGCTGTCGCGTTCCTCAGCGAGGAAAAGATCAAAGCTAAGGTGGAGTTTTTGAAGACAACGTTTCAGTGGTCGGATGCTGAGGTGGGCGTTGCGGTTTCCAAGCTGCCATTGGTGCTCAAGCACTCCATGGACAGGCTGCGCCGCATGTCAGAGTTCCTGATCACTAAGGTTGGGTTGGAGCCAGAGTACATTGCTCACAGGCCTGCTCTGCTTACATATAGCTTGGAACGCCGCCTCATGCCCCGGCACTATGTTGTGAATTACCTGAAGGAAAATGGATTATTGGAGCAGGACCGGAGCTACTACACCGCTGTCCAGGTGAGTGAGAATGTCTTCATGGAGAAGTTCATACGCCCTTACAAGGAAGCTGCACCAAGCCTCGCCCTAGATTATGCTGCTGCTTGCAGAGGAGAGGCGCCCACTACCCTCAGATTGCATGAACCCAGCACCGACTTGGCAAGTGTTTAA
- the LOC136519500 gene encoding shikimate kinase 2, chloroplastic-like — MGSGKSTVGKILAEVLGYSFFDSDKLVEQAVSMPSVAQIFKVHSEAFFRENGSCALRDLSSMRRLVVATGGAAVIRTINWNYMKKGLSVWLDVPLDALAKRIARVGTASRPLLDQPCDDRYTAAFSKLSMLAEQRGDAYHTAFICAEIAAKQGRGDVSMVTPTNIAIEALLKIGSFVTEDPTTNDLAGNLQADSQSRRIKAL; from the exons ATGGGCTCTGGAAAAAGTACGGTGGGGAAGATCTTAGCTGAAGTTCTGGGTTATTCATTCTTTGATAGTGATAAGTTGGTAGAACAAGCAGTCAGCATGCCTTCTGTTGCTCAAATATTCAAGGTTCATAGTGAAGCGTTTTTCAGAGAGAATGGG AGTTGTGCCTTGAGGGATTTGTCCTCAATGAGGCGACTAGTTGTTGCAACTGGAGGTGCTGCTGTTATTAGGACAATTAACTG GAATTACATGAAGAAAGGTCTATCTGTTTGGTTGGATGTACCTTTGGATGCCCTCGCGAAGCGCATTGCTCGAGTAGGGACTGCTTCTCGTCCTCTTTTAGACCAGCCATGCGATGATCGATACACAGCG GCTTTCTCAAAACTAAGTATGCTTGCGGAGCAAAGAGGTGATGCTT ATCACACTGCATTTATCTGTGCAGAGATTGCAGCTAAGCAGGGCCGCGGTGATGTTTCTATGGTAACACCGACCAATATCGCTATTGAG GCGCTACTCAAGATTGGGAGCTTCGTCACTGAAGATCCCACAACCAATGACCTTGCTGGCAACTTACAAGCTGATTCTCAGAGTCGCAGGATAAAGGCCTTGTAG